The following are encoded together in the Ranitomeya imitator isolate aRanImi1 chromosome 4, aRanImi1.pri, whole genome shotgun sequence genome:
- the PALM3 gene encoding paralemmin-3, which yields MGETQIYNQRLFGITEKRRLLGEVDRIERELELQKLKLQQLKRKSLRERWLLEGLAPAPCAETENPLSETEDKIKQLEDELKSLQLQLVYLENPELKIETLKKQQVSNTQLLNGDRSQQNPDKKDPIHGKRKVQEEHKVIEEEDVQPKGESEKQGEVVVPSQKDLKDVVVRHPVPAPRGIRVSNHWIVKNQDETSPDRKTDIMEKEHDTEMETSNHSLEPQNDESENLSPNEELKDGSLDQEHTDQDLLNQNSNLDKRLRIEEENIDHLTKELKHKDLSFNAEGLKSEVSQLSSSNENMRNDLDSQHNLVKVTLLEASDQNEKETQPSPVVVNQYEGQDEPLVRDNSVHNSQDVEEKQVSVSIIQDDQNEESALPKCQEEPVEPVLVLIGHDNKQDLESTSFPLHQSLVLMSSDQEQSTKPPCNDQVSSVSLPCEDLVSQVQISQVMVITTPGPPFSEEPAHHSSQHGPSANHHYQPGTTEASTLAENQPLLHKQPETDAQLGPHGSNTAETRDKSTPGKKKSCQCCVIM from the exons ATGGGGGAGACGCAGATCTACAACCAGCGCTTGTTTGGAATCACC GAAAAGCGCAGACTCCTGGGAGAGGTGGACAGGATAGAGAGGGAGCTGGAGCTGCAAAAACTGAAGCTGCAGCAACTAAAG AGGAAGTCTCTGCGGGAACGATGGTTGTTGGAGGGTCTGGCTCCTGCTCCCTGTGCAGAAACAGAGAATCCTCTAAGTGAGACAGAAGATAAAATAAAGCAACTGGAAGATGAGCTGAAGAG CCTCCAGTTACAACTGGTTTATTTGGAAAACCCAGAACTGAAAATTGAAACCTTGAAGAAACAGCAG GTGTCTAACACACAACTTCTAAATGGTGATCGAAGCCAACAAAACCCTGACAAAAAAGACCCGATACATGGAAAGAGAAAAGTTCAAGAAGAGCACAAGGTCATAGAAGAAGAAGATGTTCAGCCTAAAGGAGAGAGTGAAAAACAGGGAGAAGTGGTTGTCCCATCACAAAAAGACCTGAAGGATGTGGTAGTGAGACATCCAGTACCCGCTCCGCGAGGCATAAGAGTTTCTAATCATTGGATCGTAAAGAATCAAGATGAAACATCTCCAGATAGGAAAACTGATATTATGGAGAAAGAACATGATACAGAAATGGAAACTTCTAATCATAGTCTTGAACCTCAGAATGACGAATCTGAGAACCTGAGTCCAAATGAGGAGTTAAAAGATGGAAGTCTTGATCAGGAACATACAGACCAAGATCTTTTAAACCAGaactctaatctggacaaaagactgAGGATTGAAGAGGAAAACATTGACCATCTCACCAAGGAACTAAAACATAAAGACCTTAGCTTCAATGCAGAAGGTCTTAAGTCGGAGGTCTCACAACTAAGTTCATCAAATGAAAACATGAGGAATGATTTGGACAGTCAGCATAACTTGGTCAAGGTAACACTGCTTGAGGCAAGTGACCAAAATGAGAAGGAAACACAACCATCTCCAGTAGTGGTGAACCAATATGAGGGCCAAGATGAACCTCTGGTGAGGGACAACTCAGTTCACAATAGCCAAGATGTAGAAGAGAAGCAGGTGTCTGTATCAATTATTCAAGATGACCAAAATGAAGAATCTGCACTCCCCAAATGCCAAGAGGAACCTGTTGAACCTGTGCTGGTATTGATAGGTCATGACAATAAACAAGATTTGGAGTCAACCTCATTTCCTCTACACCAAAGCCTAGTACTAATGTCATCCGACCAGGAGCAGAGTACAAAACCGCCATGTAATGACCAAGTTTCCAGTGTATCACTGCCATGTGAGGATCTAGTGAGCCAAGTTCAGATATCCCAAGTGATGGTCATAACAACCCCAGGACCTCCATTTTCTGAAGAACCTGCCCATCACTCTTCTCAACATGGTCCATCAGCCAACCACCATTACCAACCTGGCACAACAGAAGCAAGCACGCTTGCAGAAAACCAGCCCCTCCTACACAAACAACCAGAAACTGATGCCCAACTGGGCCCACATGGATCTAACACGGCGGAGACTCGGGATAAGAGCACGCCTGGGAAAAAGAAGAGTTGTCAGTGCTGTGTGATCATGTGA